In Cinclus cinclus chromosome 1, bCinCin1.1, whole genome shotgun sequence, the sequence TGAGATCTTAAAAGAAGCATATTATCCTatagcagttttatttttggggaGAGGtggttgtttttattaaaagaaaataggaaCCAATATATAATATTTAGAAATACATGGTTGTGCTTGATCTTGCTATCAAAAAAAGCCACATCCTTTCCTTTCAGTGGTTTGCCGCTGCCCAATAAAAACAGTAATAAGCTCAAGCTCCTCTGTTCTGGATGCTGCAACACATACTTTCTTGATGAGTCATGACTGCATGATTTTGAAAGGTAATCACATGCAAACAGTGAGCTACTTCACTAGAAATTGCTGAAAAGATGTGTAATAcaaaaaatgctgcttctgtttAGTAGCATACATTGCCCTAAAGATTTGAGGGAAGAGCCTTGTAGGGGGGACAgatgtttgttttaataataaGGAAGAGTTTAAGGACAACTTAACTGCAGAGAATTTAGATGGCTTGAATATTTGATAGCCAGACTACACATTGTACTGAAACATTGAAGAATCCTAGCAAACAGGTGTGGAAGAAACCTTATGAAAATGCTGGTGCATCCTCCTGTTATATGTGCTAAATTATAAATGCTGTCATGATACTGTTGTctagaaattttctttttgctgttctAACTGCATGCTTTCCCTTTCAAAGGCTTTTGTTACCTGCAAATGGCTGTTGTAGATGCTGTAAACATATCAGTCAAATTGACAGAATGCAGAAcatcacaaaatgaaaactttagCAAACTTGGGAGTTGGAGCAACCCATTGCAATGGAGGAGCCAAGCCCTGCATTCAAATCAGTGGCCCTGTGTAAAGTTCTTGAGTCAAGCTATCGCACTGTGAGCTTTTTGGTAGAGCAGCTGGGAGAGTCCACCACAATCTTCCTTTTTGTTGTAAACTGGTTTCTCTAACTGAACTCTTGAATTATCTAAGGAAAATACTGCTTCCTCCCTATCTCCatatgcttttttcttccttcatggTCTTGTTCTGCAGACAGACTGCCCTTTCTGGATGGTACCTCCCCACCTGAAATCTGATTCTTTACATCCATATTGTGTTTTTATAATGCCGTAATACTCCCCTAGCCCAGCACATGCATAGATAAATCCTGGCAGCGCTAGTTAATATCTTCTTGCTAGCCATTACttttactgatatttttatcAATGAGGAGAAAGTTCTTACCCTTTGCATAACAAACCTGTATTTTGCATAAGATAGTATGTTACCAGATTAGGCATAAGTTAATATAGAAGAGATGGGCTACATTTCTTGACTTGTAACAAAAAGCATGAATCTTCATGTTAGTTTCATGGTTTGCTGTTAGGAATTGCAATAACTATAATGAACTACTTAGGAATGTTCAGCCATTCAAATCTATAGTTCTGCTGAATATTTGAGCCCTTATAAAGAAATGGAGGCTGCCTTGTGCTATGGAGCTATTTTTTGGAAAACACAGCTGGTTCccatttaaatggaaaaaatgcaCCACAATGTACTGCACACAGTCTTTATGCCACTTCTTGTTTGTTGGATTTTTGgttgtgtgttttttggttttttttttttggggggggggggcgttatttttttttgtgtgtgtgttttgtttttcaatgagaataaaggctttttctttggtctgtttgggtttcttttttttttttttttttttggtgaggagGGGTGTTTATGCTGTTTTGACCTTGAAAGCCTTAGTATCAATAAAGTAATGTCTGGAAAGATGTATAactgcaaagtaaaaaaaaaaaaaaaaccaaacaaacaaaaaacaaaacaaaaaatgccaaacaacaacaacaaaaaaaacataatgAGGGAAATAGATCTTAAATGGATAAGCATTTTATGGATGCTGAATTTGAAAACCCAATGGGCCAGAATCCTTTTAGGTCATATAGAGTTAagattcatagaatcatatGATACCAGGTTGGAAGGGGGCTTTAgggatcatctagtccaacctctCTTGGCAAAAGCATTTCTAGACAAGGTGGCCCAACATCTTGTTCAGCTGAATCTTAAAGGTGTCCAATACTGGAgaatccaccacttccctggagagaTTATTCCAATGGATGAATGTTCTGATTGTAAATAATGTTCATCTTGTGTCCAACTGGAATCTCTCCAGTAATAACTTGAACTCATCACCCCTCATCTTTTCCATGTGACTCCTTGTGAAAAAAGGGagtctccattttctttctagCCACCCTTTAGATACTGAAAGATGGTGATAAGGTATCCCCTAACACCTTCTTCTCTCAAAGCTGAACAAATGCAGCCCTCATGGTCTAATAGTTCTCATTCTTAGCCCCTTCCACAGTATTAACcttcttttccaaaaaaatgggaaatctTTCATAGAAAACCCTTTATCTGAGTGTTGTCCACATTATTGCCTATGTACCATTAATTAGAAGGCTCATATCCATCTGTGGGTAATTCACAGAACTGTCTTGCTATCAAACCTTCATAAAAGTTTGCTAAacctgtattatttttttttccagtggagaGTTTTCTGTAAGGAAGACAGTGGCTCAGAGCAGTTTGGCTCAAAATATTTACCGGTTACTGATCATGACTgttcagtgttttgggtttgatttttttttttccccatgaagccatATACAAGCTGTTATATATGGTTTCATGGGTGACATGGCTTCATGTCACAGGCAGTGACTAAAGGAGATGAGGCTGTTACAAAAATAGTCACTACAGTGCTTATATCAAGTTCTCTCAGGAGCAGAGTCTCAGTTAATGAGACCTGTGTTGATCAATACCTTTAAATCACTGGCTGTGAATGCTGGCACTACTGACAGAAGCGTCTGAGAGAATAAACTTGTGATTACAGCACAAATCCTGAATTAAAGGCAAGGTTAGGAAGATACAGAGCTTCATGAGCAAAGCCCACAAAAATTTCCCTCCTCCCTAATCCCCATCCCCTCTACTAAAGATCCTGATCCTAAGCAGATATCAATTTCACATTTCTTCAGCTAGTCTTGTCTTTTCTGCACAAAGCATTTCAAGCTGCCAGTCAGTTATGCATTCTCAATTGACTGGTCTTTTCCAGGAATCCAGCAATTAAGGAAGAGCCCATTTTTGTTGCTGAGGGGTGGTTTTTGTGTCATAGTCTTCATGTGCTTATTTCCCCTCACTGTTCTGTAAGAAGTGCTTCTGAACTGCTATATAAAGACCCCAATATACAGGCTTTCTCCAAAGGCTGAAACCAGCCCTTTTGAACAAACACTGTATTTGTTCATTGTAGTGTTTGGTTCAGAGCAGTACAGCATTTAAGGTGCTGCAAACCTGGCCTCATCCTCCTAGAACCTTAAAACATTGACCTCCTTTCAGCTCAGGTAGGTGTGTCAAtgctcagcagggctgccagGTGTGTGCCAGGTGAGGAGTTAAATGCTCTCCTCTGGCTTGAGGCCTTTATCTATCCCTGTGATTGTAAGGTGCTTGCAATGGATTTTGTTGCTCATAGAGGTGTCCTGGTTATCAGAGTGTCCTGACAGGTAGTGCTTTAACTTGCTCCTTCCCTTCACAAGGCAAGTAAACATTCACAAACTGCAAGTAAAAAGTCACACAGCAGTGGAAGCCTTTTCTCACAAACGTGCTGCTTGCCATTACTGTTCTTTAGGTTAGGCAGTGAACAGTGATGGTAGATTCTAGGTGACCCTCTTCTGCTCCCTAGCAGAGTGTCCCTATGTAGATGTTTAAATGTTGTGATTAGTTTCTTCCATAGGGTGTTAATTTCAAAgtataaaaacatttattgttatttttttaattactccCTAAACAATCAATATCTGCCCTGTATCTTTCCAAAGAACCAAGGTCTCTGTAGTATTGCTTCATTGgttatgtttgcttttttttttcatttgctgctgCTATTTTACTTCCCAGTGACCCATTCTGCATTACTATTTTAAAGAGCTGGTCACTTCAGAAACGTCTGACAGAAAAAACTACATGGGGgattttcaaaatgcagattAAAATAATGCCCAGCTTGGTATCTTgcattgttattaatattttcttaaactGGCATTCAAGAGTTAATGCTATTTTTCTGTTCATCTCTGTGCAAAAACACATTGTTGTATAACATAATAGATACAATCTCTGtggaagaaaatgcttttgttaAATTGTTcctctggttttgctttcagcttAGAAGACCGTGCATGGAAATCTAGGTACAGGTTGCTGTGGAATAGATCTGTATCCTCACTGGAAAGAGCCCTGTAGTCCTGTCTCTAAGTTAAGGCTAGATTTGGaaccaaaatttattttaaaagcataattaTACACCTTCTCTAAATCAGACATGCTATTAAATGAcaaattatcttcttttttcttttttttttttgttcccttgtGAAAGCTGAATATAGataattacatttaaataatgTGCTGATCGTGATGCAACATTTAGCAGCCAAAGCCTGGGAgagttttatttgaaaatctCTTATTTGACGCTGCCATTAAGCATAgatggagaaggagcaggagcatACATTGAAGGATTGTACCTCTTAGCCTTACACTGCAGACTTGCcaagaaaagggcagctttctGGTGCTTGCCAGCAGCATGTGCCAAATTCAGAAAAGCTGAATGTATGTCATGTGCCTGCTGTTGGTCTGTGTTCCTTTTGAAATAATAAGGAATACCAATTAGCACAGGTACTTCAAATCCACTTGGGCTTCTTTTAGATATCTAGCCCCTTAAACAGACTTCAATTCAAGAACCCTAAGTATCTCTAGCCCATAGGCATTGATTATTAATCCATGCTGGTATACCAcataatttctgttcttttcctccCAAACCCTTGAGAACAGTGGCACCGTGTAATACTGGGTTTCACTGAGTGATTATGGAACACAGtcaaatttggattttttttttttttcaattccagAGATTTGACAGTTATCTTCAGAAACTTGTGGGATAACATCTGCTATATATagcatggaaatggaaaatttaacATAAATTGGACTGTGGAGTTAAAGGAGTATTCTAGtaaatttctgaaaacaaaaatactgatTCTTTCTGTACCTGTTAAGCTACAGTGTTCTCATCATAGAattattaaggttggaaaagacctctaagatcatcaagtccagccattaaccaAACACCACCATGTTCACTGCTAAAACATGGCCCTAAGTAACACATCTGCATATCCTTTGCActtttccagggatggtggttgaccacttccctggacagcctgttccaatgcctgaccaccctttcagtgaaaaaagtattcctgatatccaatctaaatcacCCCTGGTGCAAGTTGagaccatttcctctcatcctgtcacttgggagaagagactgacccctACCCAGCTataacctcctttcaggcagtttaGAGCGACAAATtaccccctgagcctcctttccttcaggctaaacatccccagctccctcagccacagGAGCCCTGACAgaacttgtgctccagactctgccccagctctgttgcccttctctgggcaCACTCCAGTACCTCAATGTCCTTGCTATGAGTGGCccaaactgaacacaggattcaTGTGCAGCCACAACAATGCTGAGTACCAAGTGAAAATCACTGCCCAAATCCTGCTAGCCACAATATATCTGATGCAGGCCaagatgccattggccttcttggctaTCTGGGCACTCTTTGGATCATGTTCAGCATTTATTGATCAGCATCCCCTGGTCCTTTTCCACTGAGCAGATTTCCAGCCACTTTTCGTCCAGTACCATTGCAAATTCAGGACCCAGCACTTGTCCTTGTTGAACCTTGTTGAACTTGGcatccttcttttctctttctgcattCCTTGGATACTTACTCTACCCCTTATGTTCAATACAGAATATTCATTAACAGTACAGGCATGTCTTGATAGATTGGCTAAAGTCCAAGGTAGTTAGTCTACCCCTCTCTTCCTCTGTAATTTCTTAGGTACTTACAAATAACTTTCAGCACAACTTTTTTGTGAGGAAGGAGTTGGGATGGGAAAGAGACAAAAGTCTAAGATAGCCACATTTCTAGATGTTTATGAAACCAAGaatctgagaaaataaaagatgctGTATGAAAATCCCCTGGGCTGTGATGCAAACTAACCCATTATCAGGCATAGTGACTCTGCATGGGAAGAAAGGTAAAGCATAGCTGGGGGGGATTTCTGATGGGATAGTATCTTATCAGTTACTAAGGAACCCAGTCTTGCAACAGCAGGTTTCATTAATCCTTATTCTCCCATTTTTCTTCAATTGGCTGGTTCAGCTGGCAGAAGCAGTGAGGTTTGCAGCCCTCTTGTTTCGGTTTAATTCCACATAGCAGAGCACTGGTTTTGCAACTttttggaaaaattaaattcacaaAATTAGTGGGACTGTGACCACAATCTTTAATGCTGGAGTACCCGTTAATCCAGTTACTTAGGAAATTCGAATTCTATTTCCCAGAGTTATTAGCAAATTCCACTCCTTCCACAGAgactgaagggggaaaaaaaaagatttttttgaaGCAAATGTTAATTCCTTAATTACTGCTTCAGTGAATAAGTACAAactgctgggcactgagccATTCATTGGAAGGGGAGCTCTTGGGTGATGTCAGTGGAGTTCCATATTTATGCAGTAATGTCTCAAGATAATGCCAATACAAAGCAGAATGGTATTTGATATTTAGCAGGAAAATTTGGAAAGTGTCATAAATGTATGTTTGATAACATTCTTTTTTGATCAGAATGTTGTTAGTAATCCCATATTgagcatagagaaaatgaacatttaaaaacaagttcTTTACAAGCACATTTTTCTATGGCTTTATAGATTGTTTCATAGCTAAAACTAAATAAGCTTGAGATTTCCCCTGGTGTTCTCCATTTTTATGGAATGTTTCAAGGCAGTATAATCTTACAGAAGTATATTCAATGGAGTGCAGTTTGTACATCCAGGGAATTTCTCATGGAGTACAACCTGGATTATTTTGCAAGTCTTATAGCCCTGCATCTTCTTCCACCTCAGTCTTCTCTTGTTATTCTGAGCCTGATGCACTCATATACAcctttcaaagaagaaaagaaaacaactcgGAGGTGGTTCATTCtatgctaaaaataaattaatgtcttCACAGGGGTGAAGCTATGGTGACTTTGGACTGGTCCTACACTAATATGAAATCCAAGCCTGTCTATTGATTACTTTCATGGTTTGCACTTCCTTTTCTGCAAGTCAGttgcaataaaaaatataagTGAATTCTGCTTGAAATCTTTTAGTCTCTGATTTTGGTGGATGCTGTTCAGTGAATGGGTCAGATAAGTCAGAAAACTTGTGCTGTTTTCTTATAAAAACTTTCTTCATTATTTCCCTTCACCTTTGCAAGTTATATGCTGCATTACTACATGGTTGATATATTTGGCATTTTAGAGTCTGCACCTTGAGTGAAGAACAAATGGCAGACTTTTCACTTCCTTCAATATTCTTGCAGTGTTTCAGTAAGAGGGCAGTTCAGAGGAGGAAATACACATGGTCTCATTCTCATAAAGCTTTTGTATTAAACAGAGACACTACAGTATTTTATGTCTCAGGCAGGCTTTCAGTCAATGCTGACCTCTTTTCCCTCCCTATGTGCTGTTGTTAGGTTCTatgggttgatttttttgttgttgttggtttgttgtagtttttatttccttcttggtttggttgggattttttttgtggtttttgtgtttgtttgtttgtttgggtttttttgtttgtttgttttttgggttttttaaagtagtTTCCTGTATAATAGTGCTTGATCATAAGAGTAAATTTAGTCTGTCAGCCATTCAGTGTTTGGCAAGAGAGACCAAAGCTTGACAGCAGTGAACTTCTTTTCAAGTCAGTCAGTCTTGCAATGATACTTGATATAGTTATATTTAGACTACATAAGATATGGTGTAGAACCCTTTTCTTGGCTCCTCACATCATGTGTACACCCTCATACAGCTGACTGGATTTGGGGAGGTGAAGAATGGAATGAAGATGAGGAGTGAACAGGGTTTATAAAGCTTTTCAGAGGTGAGGGTGGAGAAGGATTGGGTGTTGtcttttttgaaataaaacttgtTTCTAAAagatgaggggtttttttttccttatttgaaGAGAGAAAGCTGAACCTTTTGCTGTTGTTAATGTTTGTGATGACTTCAAGAGCTGCTTCAGTgtccagcacctgcagcagaaACTGATTAAAGAGATTTGTGCATTCTATATTTTGGCTGCTTTAGTAATAATAGCTCAAGCTTCTTGCTGTAGACAGCTGTGAGTTGCTGCCTGTATGGCCTTGTCCTCGGTCTGCAGTGTGCAAAACCAGAGAAATTCTGCTTAGAAATGAAGGAAGCCTACAACTGTGGGAGTGCTGATTTGATTTAGTATTTCTgtagtgtttcttttctttggagtACTCCTCTAGCAGAAAGCTTCTCTGATTCCCCTATGACATGGAAACTTAAAACATGAGGAAAGCATGGTTGCCTAGCATTTTGCAGGAAACCTTAGACACGTACACATGAAACTACAGTAAAAGCAACGTGATCAGTGAGAGAAAGTGCTCCTCCCCATACTCTTtaacattttataaattaagaaaataaaataataatagctTAGATCTGTAGCATATACTACAGCAGGGAGGCAAATCTTCTTCATAGTGAGGTTGAAATAGCACTTTGTATTCCTTGTATCTTTGTCAGATCTTGCGTTAATGCACATCGTCGCATTATTCCATAATGACaccaaaataattgttttctaatgaaaataaGTTCTGAGTTTATACCTAGCTTATAGAGCACTGCTTTCAAAGCTCTGCATTCTAGTTTACCTATTCTGCTTACTCTGGAAGCACGTTCCCACTTATTTCAGGAGCATTATGGTAATGCTTTTACTTTAGGGAAACTACAACACCAAAATAATTCAGTTGAGCCTCAAGAGGTCTGTATGCAATGCCAAAACTAATactaacagaaaagaaaatatacaaaACATAACTATGTCTGTGTATAAGCACAGGGTTCTTCATGCAAAAGCATTATCGATTTGTACTTTCTTACTCGTTACACTCTGCTTTTTGTAGAAAAGAActttgttccaccccctgcctaCCTCCTACATCTCAGCTAATATTAAAAGCGGAGACAACTCCATAAAGAAATTATGTTGCTGAGGTCATTGCTTTTATAAAGTACTCACTATCATTTTATGAAGCATGGAAAATTAAGTTGGTTAAAATACTGTTGATTACAGATGGCATAAAATAACGCACAGTGTTTTTGCTTTCTACTCTGTCTCTTCTCTAATTTATCCAAATTTTGAGACTGGCTAACCAGTAAAAGAAGATGCCTCAATGTACCCTGTAATGGGAACCTTCTAGCTCTATTCCTAATCCTTAAAGTCACCTGTTTTGCTGGTGGTCTAAgaggtgggttttgtttttattttttcctcccatccAGGTACTGCTATGTGGATATTTGTTAGCAATGACTGATGTGGAATCTACATATGCAGACTTTATTGCTTCAGGAAGAACAGGTAGAAGAAATGCATTACATGACATCCTTGTGTCCTCTCCGGGTGGGAACTCTAGTGAACTAGCCTTAAAGTTGTCAGAGCTTGATATAAACAAAACTGGTGAGTATGTTTTGggcttttattatatttatttaaagctAAATTGAGAACTAGTACACAAAGCATGGCTTACGTGCCCATATTATTCCCTTATCCCtcagcagcagaaatattttttttcctaatcaacATGGGTGGCCTGCAAGAAGAATCACAGATTTCATCAACAGGGAGGGTGGTTATTTGCAAGTACAACAGatcactgaaaaaagaaaagtttttctGCCTAGTGGCAGCGTGCAAATCAGGATAAATTTTATGGAAAGTAgaatataaggaagaaaataaggaagTCTTTTATAAAACCCAAGTCTGCATAATATCCTTTAAGGAAACTCTCTGATTTGAACCCTGTAGGAGAAGGCATGTGTCTGCCAAAAGGTTGTTGTGAAATTAACTTTTTATCAGCTGccaaaagacagagaaatagGAACGCATTATTGTTTGTTTTACCTGGATCTTCGTTTCTGAATAAATggtctctttctcttttctgctgaTACTTGTCCTTCTTTTAAGGTGATAAGCAGTAATGCAATCCTAAATCTTTAATGTTGccaacatttttaaatgcttgtgCATATTCAGTTCAGAGGAAGGAGGGATAGTGGGCCttagatgaaataaaaatagtaatatgACTGGGTATTTGTGTTAGATGAGTGGCAGCTAATGAATGGATCTTACAGATGTTAGAAATCTTTTCAGATGTTGGGGAAAGCAtggttttgcttattttaataataacagaagaaaataagtcCAGCAAAGAGGAAACTGTTGATAAGCAGCTGCCCTGTTTGTGCACATACTTCTCTCAGAGATAGAGACAAGAGTTCTGAGAGGCAGTCTCTTCACAGGACACTCACATGGGGCAGCATGGTGCTGAGGTGGTTGTAGTGCTGTTTTGAAGGAGGACTTCTTTCTTTAGCTTCTGGACTAATGTACATCCTTAAATCATTCCTTTTGCAATTGCCAGCTTGGGACCAATCGATTCCAGATGCACACAATTCTAGCTGAGCAGGGCCTTtagtttatttctatttaaaaaatgctttataaTGCTATATATAGTATGTGTGTAGGCatgtctttttattttagagGGGACAGGTGTAAAATGTTGGAAAAATAGAAAGTAGGTGCCCTTTGAAAGGCATAATGCCAGTGTTCCTTTGTGTATTAATTTTCTTGAGTCTCAGATTTACACTTACCAAAATTGTCTTTAATCTCATCCATTGAGAAGATAAAAACAATCCCTATCTCTAAGTTAAACAGTGGAGTTGTTATAAgccagaaatgtgttttcagaaaTCTCTTTAGTTCTTCTTGGTGATCCCCTTTGAAGCCTGGTTAGCTTAATGCAGAAAAGTATACAGAGGTGCTCATAAAATTACCTTATATAgtagaaacacagaaatatctGCATACTTCTTCAGAAGGTTATGCAGTTTCCattagaaaaaatgaaaatacatttaaattctGTATTATTAGTACAACGAGGGGCCAAGTAAAAGCTTCTGAACCAAAGATACTGGAAAAGGCATTGTCTTACCTAGCATTCATGTGAGTATTAGTGTACTATCGCGTCATGTCATTCCAAATCAATAGAggctaaaaaaatattttgcatgtaAAATCCCAGTTCAGAATATATTAATGCTTGTAGGGTGCATATGTTCATCACACTTGACAGGattaagaagaaaacacatGTTTGGGGGCTATATCTTATTTCTTTCAAGGTGCATGTCAAACAATTTGTGCTAAGTACAacttaattatttaaatatagaCATCGAGTTTTGATTCTTCCCTTTTATTACTATTCCAGCTGCATGCATTTTCTTGCAAAACTGCAAGTGTGTTTGCTTTCAACTGCTTGGAGTAATGGCAGAGTAGGATAATGCAgatgttaaaggaaaaaaagggtggTTATAAAACATATGTAAATTAAACTACCCAAGCATATTTAGTACATTCACTTTGAAAAGCCTGCAGATAcatttcctgtaaaaaaaaacagaatagcTTTTAAGAGCACTAGACTTGTTCAAAGacaatgtatttttctgttactCAGTAGCTGATACCTGAAGTGAGTGTTGGTTAATCCCCTCATCAGCGAGCCAATGACAGATAATCAAGAGTTTACTGCATAATTAtgtataataaatataattactTCATTATACTCTCCCTTCAAAACAGCTGTCCCAGTTTTCTTTGTCCATAGCAAGCTAACAACCTGTTATTATCTATGGAATAGATATATttaccaaaccccaaaatccaggtTCCAAGGACTGTGTCAACACGTTTTATCTAAATTAAGTAAAAGCAACACTGTGTGCATCTGATAGATAGGAAACTGGAAGAGAAATCataagacagaagaaaaagaaagatttttagcAGGGAAATCAGCAGGTAGCCCTCCTGCCCAACACTCTCAAGGTAGCAAGTGCAATCCAAGAAACTTGATCATCTTGCAGGTTGTAGCTAAATGAAGTAGTGAGAAAAAGTACAACGAAGAATGAGGACAAGTCTCTGCAGATCTAATCTCTAAAACTCCTGGTTTTCTAGGTGCTATagagcacagaaatgaaaagtaaattttcttgtaaaatttgTAATGGTCCAAGCAAATAGGGGCAATGGTGTGTTGAATAAATATGGCACCAGAATAAAGAACTGACCGTAGAAATTAGTGATTGAAAGTAATTGATTTTAGTCCAGGGTAGAAATGTTTTGGGTGTAAGCAGGAGGAATAGTGACAGACACTGTCGAGTAGGTAATGTTACAGGAAGAAAATTGAGTTAAAAGCTGCGCATTAGCAGGACTGGTAATTGTAGTCAGCTGACCAAATCTCACTACTGGCTTAGAGTATTTAATTATttggctttgtttctttttttaatacctcCTGCTGGTTTTAAAATGCTATGTAAAAATTGCAATCTTGCTCTTGAGATTTTCTAGCCACCAGGTTTTAGAGGAAGAATAGCAATGTGATTAGAAGTTTTGGTATTCTCAGAACTTAACagcaaatttatttctgtaaatatattttaaagcctttagtaggagagctctgccagtagaaaggaaaagctggtACCAAGATAGTGTATTATAGATTACATGGATAACATTAGCGAGTTTTTTCAGTAAGCTGAGAAGGATATTTCAAGAAGTGGTATGTTAGAACCTTAGTGCTCTTTCCCTGGATCTCTGTGCTCTGCGTTTAACAATAAGGTAGCGAAATGTTAGGCTATTTCTCCAggagtgatttttcttttaaacacaaataCCTTGCGAGAGTGTTTTTTGCTCTtcagttttgggatttttttttcctattctttttgTTAATAAGATTTCCACCGGGAAAGTTTGGCTTGCCCACATAGTAGTAGTCGGAATAAATGGAGGGCAGAGCaaacataaaagaaacaaaaccctgtAATTACACTCATCACATCTTCTGCAGACTCAGAACAAATGTAGGAGGTTTGTAGAAAGTGTTTGGACAACTGGGGCAAAAGGGATTTCTGTCCAATAGTAAATAATCACATGTAGATCCATCCTGATGGAATCCTTTCTAATTTGAGAGGTGAAGGTGAAGAAGAGTTTTCTGAGGAAGTGCCTTGCAAAACAATTGTGTATTTACTA encodes:
- the PKIA gene encoding cAMP-dependent protein kinase inhibitor alpha encodes the protein MTDVESTYADFIASGRTGRRNALHDILVSSPGGNSSELALKLSELDINKTEGEGDAQRNPSEQTGEAQGEAAKQES